In Syngnathus typhle isolate RoL2023-S1 ecotype Sweden linkage group LG14, RoL_Styp_1.0, whole genome shotgun sequence, one genomic interval encodes:
- the cep350 gene encoding centrosome-associated protein 350 isoform X2: MGEMRSSKRALPIGVTDPQHTDNNIDTDLTTAWSSLPQSKAALRRIENHVEAVPGTTALLLSVMDPPKKKLSVSVRSRDETRGSLKSKEHRRSSSKKRRSRSPLRNATQDSNVGQDNSMALREQLASYRETAPPSQPSSQLEACRLQSMSGPLSPSSDAEFSKPVYQKDFWDKRTDGDEDIAHSENSIEVCYLDDPPTADTPQTSADPSHAISSVLARETSSPEAQITQNMDLQSSPFLPPASDLLCRWENSPSTSPGSDCQRLENLRRHQPDDKLEKLKERIRRQIKHQEEAAEKEKVLNRLEQPITANNNKGGTAAKIRKVAAAPQAPTYKGFSKTEARTRTTHGNSLKEEDLLSLNRDALKDPVKQSAERTTPRPQRDRYRHVQQEAKPTRKIHKAASGQNAKTVITPASWREGLKLVNQVLGAAPKQSREKRHHLDDKLQQTASHRRSYVDKSSEANLLRRSRSTDRSRSELHAQSKSYSRSNSNPSAACPVPLGKDLLSADIRAIFDDPRLECKTAEEEDDRSRPLSGRGKGGQRGKARSLSQTRTPLSFWGSTVPTHVPSKGSRSANPSPHRQGSTNEAESQLKKRHYDSDKIRQYIVKQKEDRKRRQAEEKKSLREESERRNQRLQELYRRQKEMAKTVVTPTEATSTTPWQKRFRDETYNWMDESHLGEAMQMESSAVSHQLRPLYQPSGESDKENKRLEVPQSPSSSDRSLTNDQLSPHLTRGDLDGGVPSRLNPSVQSISVSSPGALGYANYDPHLSQPVRPENAMVAGDIQPTIAEAATWSQSRKSRFDALKATAISLSNRIESEARQIARVGINFGEATSLDADILAPMSTRADLDERGAAPGPGTFKSDDLTSRIQRLITSAGLSPCHSASLPGAGNLHAFKGQPQEIPADGLERNPVNGLERTDDVPPFRPSRAAEDNKENRHDSSGGSISEGTILSEGSFSKDEMSPPQPPNNHVAKLTGGYNETTVQRIEVQRLTDFQKEAAKCLALTSPLIPQNSPKMPWEELNKGDPYSVINIYLKNLNVKVSDRNSPAVDSFQSGDSHRDAAAYEDDFVSFHSSQQSKNSSSPHSMAMDSKKSPPSRGRLASPLAFPDLGLTQAATSLKNDIRKNGKLQYSPSALQQYMAAELKYQESIEQSLRQLGDVERLMGLPIDPQDDQQTSPPSRQRMTSPSGFLDASPAADFLSEPPRNGVGPSNSSRPAGNLQYSPAALHHHVTAELQYHESVDESLRHLGDLERMMGVSIAQQAKQQKYENDLYEQKIQAERKALEAQLQREEDRERTARAHEELLEKLVLTQKETAEAARHIKELTDLARTQIEGALAVSAFAPEPSVLTKHHQKKPSKSDSDSFQREESSRSLSHTDSRPVQRPNLIAADKSSPNSPSHTPSEHIQEMNKEEAELEWKKDDDKRADKEAGSNSIEEECPTADDSLCSQSIPSVADDKEYSFKFDSSRTEDEVEERSFSSLLPSKEHRRSSLENRPHHHHHHEDSEDEAIDKSRTLVSGSHHVSKHENPNISFSGGKDSFSRFTMDMVRQHMKDEDLRLQHQNALLRLRQKAVKEKIRTELAWLEHQKKHFRNKGEDDKLPPLRKKQKGLLLRLQEEQAEIKRLQEANKVARKEKQLLLKQQEEIERMRTSTLRLKERLKSAGAEALPESPLSETPVSEAAPSSMRPTDDSRTPSPSPSMSASETSSIMQKLKKMRSRMDEKHCSPVHCFFSVFTAQHWASLIVCLPNLHPKFQLFIYNQLDRFLTKREQQLMQRRHHAEELLQWKKRLDQEEAEVRRIEKEALASWRGGGVTSESRSKTISEIIPKSSHHRNSEPKAIGYVTEDDYSSAASECSIHTEGPLQESRSPSSAPPASVAEMTLASNPSSPTNYIEDFAASLTLSKQSSPVKGSPNRASPSDIKSASKMQLHSSHQISKQAANKGTETTMASQTEPISEQSDIESRIKALKEELRKRKSMASQLKREQKMRQKERLKAQEASLLKQLETYDNYIGKTKAELNKEPVPSPHSKSQKKDPILAADQSGPLSPIRSETSEVSTVGPTSDSSLHQNLSRSTSAPEELNVEVVSPSPVRDGPDFLTSGHDRFHSPDSTLRPSTKSQIIESEKDDTVLESHSAAADLIAHTNDKPPSDHSCRLDLDVISSAQEATIRDVQASSPLTNYQDDFESALSSPRKEQHISKPDSVSEIRDGSQDEEIEEEIAEDLSHSSVASGESHESGRLLDLQKTEDSNNDNQSIHSISPAPIAESHSPLPPTIDEMPSFNVGDRVLVGNVQPGTLRFKGSTSFAGGFWAGVELDKSEGSNCGTYNGVVYFECQERHGIFAPPEKISHLSAEVDIISDAAGHDNLHSNDASEPREDEHKSDEDVTEKIEILEKSEETSQNDVIVDLIVNPELNLNDQEEPKAETHLENHNQSTPQNELEIRDTLQKENVLDQYLPPSSPEFDIVEKDEPLDQSTSTNSQEISAAAEKEEVSPDNQLILSEVSQEAGDHKDVQKDRISSVTLADKLLNSFVIDTVQHLVQVKKAKEQKIEASNQISEDIVLESEEQGRISLLEPHDGLSSEPSSPEFCNRPESPILGASGQEELVKRLAELELNRDLLDELGDDQDWFDEDFGLSSRREQQRLRQKDKETKLGAGSSASSAEDTLRGLASHPDGDQPAKTPPRPALPLPLPPKVPEPVMVVPHSVGEVEKMVHSAIQEIWESCGLTKEGNVSLSHMTRPKPSQEFFSVEDITDDTEAIAIRSYKMAVYDLTWEILQDIYAEDPNANQPEWVKPQRIRPAFSHRVKTPGDINKVQEFVTEEVLKLYGLAKNKSKKSDWQKMLKFGRKKRDRVDQLLVKDLHEEEAQWVCYEEDELSVKMQLADSIFDLLLKDTANSLRLITKRAAIS; the protein is encoded by the exons ATGGGTGAGATGAGGAGTAGTAAGAGGGCTCTGCCCATTGGCGTCACGGATCCTCAGCACACAGATAACAACATTGATACAG ATCTAACAACTGCATGGAGCAGTTTGCCTCAGTCCAAAGCCGCT cTGCGACGAATAGAAAACCATGTGGAGGCCGTTCCCGGAACAACAGCGCTCCTCCTCTCTGTCATGGACCCGCCCAAAAAGAAACTATCTGTATCAGTCCGCAGCAGAG ATGAGACGAGGGGGTCCTTAAAGTCCAAAGAGCATCGGCGCTCAAGTTCCAAAAAGAGACGCTCGCGCAGCCCGCTAAGAAACGCCACCCAAGACAGCAATGTCGGCCAGGACAACAGTATGGCCCTCAGGGAACAGCTGGCTTCCTACAG GGAGACCGCCCCTCCATCACAACCCTCATCTCAGCTGGAGGCCTGCAGGCTGCAGTCAATGTCAGGACCTCTCTCCCCATCCTCAGACGCTGAATTTAGTAAGCCCGTCTACCAGAAAGACTTTTGGGACAAGCGGACAGATGGGGACGAGGACATTGCACATTCGGAAAACAGTATAGAGGTCTGTTACTTGGACGACCCGCCCACCGCAGACACCCCGCAGACCTCTGCCGACCCGTCACATGCAATAAGTTCAGTCCTGGCCAGGGAGACGAGCAGTCCCGAGGCACAAATCACCCAGAACATGGATCTTCAGTCCAGTCCGTTTCTACCTCCTGCCTCTGACTTGCTATGTAGATGGGAAAACTCCCCCTCCACCAGTCCTGGCTCGGATTGCCAGCGTTTGGAAAACCTAAGGCGACACCAACCGGACGATAAGCTTGAAAAGCTCAAAGAGCGCATCCGAAGGCAGATCAAACATCAGGAGGAGGCTGCAGAGAAGGAAAAAGTGTTGAACCGTCTTGAGCAGCCCATAACGGCCAACAATAACAAAGGCGGCACTGCAGCAAAAATAAGGAAGGTAGCGGCTGCACCACAAGCGCCTACTTACAAAG GCTTCAGCAAAACTGAGGCAAGGACGCGTACTACTCATGGGAATTCGTTAAAAGAAGAGGATCTTCTCAGTTTAAACAGGGACGCGCTAAAAGACCCCGTAAAGCAATCTGCCG AAAGAACAACACCCAGGCCGCAACGAGATAGGTATCGTCACGTACAGCAAGAAGCTAAACCAACCAGGAAAATCCACAAAGCTGCCTCTGGCCAAAATGCAAAAACTG TGATTACGCCTGCTTCCTGGCGGGAGGGCTTGAAGCTGGTAAACCAGGTACTTGGTGCAGCTCCTAAGCAAAGCAGGGAGAAGAGGCACCATCTCGATGACAAACTGCAACAAACAG CTTCCCATCGGCGGTCCTACGTTGACAAAAGCTCTGAAGCAAACCTCCTCCGTCGCTCAAGAAGCACAGACAGAAGTCGCAGTGAATTGCACGCTCAGTCCAAAAGCTACTCCAGATCCAATTCGAACCCCTCAGCCGCTTGTCCAGTGCCTTTAGGCAAAGACCTCTTGTCAGCTGATATCCGGGCTATATTTGATGACCCACGACTTGAGTGCAAAACagccgaggaggaggacgatCGGTCTCGGCCATTATCTGGACGAGGTAAAGGTGGTCAGCGTGGGAAAGCAAGGTCATTGTCTCAAACAAGGACTCCGCTCTCCTTCTGGGGAAGCACCGTGCCAACACATGTCCCCTCAAAAGGCAGCCGTAGTGCCAACCCCTCCCCACATCGACAAGGGTCCACAAATGAGGCTGAAAGTCAGTTGAAGAAGCGCCACTACGATTCAGACAAAATCCGTCAGTACATCGTTAAGCAAAAAGAGGATCGAAAAAGACGACAGGCAGAAGAAAAGAAATCTTTGCGGGAAGAGTCGGAGAGGAGAAACCAGCGGCTTCAGGAGCTCTACAGGAGGCAAAAGGAAATGGCGAAAACTGTAGTCACTCCCACCGAGGCAACTTCAACAACGCCTTGGCAGAAACGATTTAGGGACGAGACCTACAACTGGATGGATGAGAGTCATCTTGGCGAGGCCATGCAGATGGAGTCTTCTGCTGTGTCACATCAACTG AGACCACTTTACCAACCTTCTGGCGAGTCTGATAAAGAAAATAAGAGGTTGGAAGTACCACAGAGCCCCTCGAGCAGTGACAGGTCTTTGACCAACGATCAGCTATCTCCTCACTTAACAAG gggTGATTTGGATGGTGGAGTTCCCTCTCGACTTAATCCATCTGTTCAGTCCATCTCCGTCTCCAGCCCAGGTGCTCTTGGGTATGCAAATTACGACCCTCACCTTTCTCAACCTGTGAGGCCAGAGAACGCAATGGTAGCTGGTGACATTCAGCCCACCATTGCAGAAGCCGCCACCTGGTCTCAGTCAAGAAAGTCCCGCTTCGACGCCCTCAAGGCCACAGCCATCTCGCTCTCTAATCGCATAGAGAGCGAAGCCCGGCAGATTGCCCGGGTTGGAATCAACTTTGGGGAAGCAACTTCATTGGACGCTGATATTTTGGCTCCAATGTCCACTCGGGCTGATCTCGATGAAAGAGGCGCGGCGCCCGGGCCTGGCACATTCAAAAGTGATGATTTGACGTCGAGAATTCAGAGACTTATAACAAGCGCAGGTCTTAGTCCATGCCATAGTGCCTCTCTTCCGGGAGCTGGGAATTTGCACGCCTTCAAAGGACAACCACAAGAAATTCCTGCTGATGGACTAGAAAGGAACCCAGTCAATGGCTTAGAGAGAACAGATGACGTGCCTCCTTTTAGACCCTCTCGAGCAGCTGAGGACAACAAGGAGAATCGACATGACTCAAGTGGCGGTTCGATCAGTGAGGGTACCATACTGAGTGAGGGGAGCTTCAGTAAGGATGAAATGAGCCCGCCACAACCTCCCAACAATCATGTTGCCAAATTAACAGGTGGCTACAATGAAACAACTGTTCAAAGAATAGAAGTACAGCGCCTCACTGACTTTCAGAAGGAGGCTGCCAAATGCTTGGCCCTCACGTCACCATTAATTCCTCAGAACAGTCCCAAAATGCCCTGGGAGGAGTTGAACAAGGGAGACCCTTACAGTGTAATCAACATTTACTTAAAGAACCTCAATGTTAAAG TGAGTGACAGGAATTCTCCAGCCGTTGACTCTTTTCAATCCGGAGATTCCCACAGAGACGCAGCGGCCTATGAAGATGACTTTGTGTCGTTTCATAGTAGCCAACAGTCAAAGAACAGTTCCAGTCCACACAG TATGGCAATGGACAGTAAAAAGTCTCCACCATCCCGGGGAAGACTGGCTTCTCCTTTGGCCTTTCCCGATTTGGGTTTGACTCAAGCCGCAACCTCTCTCAAGAATGATATTCGGAAAAATG GTAAACTCCAATATTCACCTAGTGCCCTGCAGCAGTATATGGCAGCAGAGCTTAAGTACCAGGAGTCCATAGAACAATCACTGAGACAGCTCGGGGATGTGGAGAGACTGATGGGTCTTCCTATTGATCCCCAG GACGACCAGCAAACGTCTCCACCGTCAAGACAACGAATGACTTCTCCTTCTGGCTTTCTGGACGCTTCTCCAGCCGCAGATTTTCTCTCCGAACCCCCTAGAAATGGTGTCGGACCCAGTAACAGCAGCAGGCCCGCGG GTAATCTTCAATATTCTCCTGCCGCCCTGCATCATCATGTGACGGCTGAGCTTCAGTATCACGAGTCCGTAGATGAGTCCTTGAGACATCTCGGGGATTTGGAGAGGATGATGGGTGTGTCCATAGCCCA ACAGGCCAAGCAGCAGAAATACGAGAATGACCTTTATGAGCAGAAGATCCAGGCTGAAAGAAAGGCTTTGGAGGCCCAGCTGCAGCGGGAAGAAGACCGGGAGAGGACGGCCCGG GCTCATGAGGAATTGCTGGAAAAACTGGTGTTAACTCAAAAAGAGACCGCTGAAGCAGCACGTCACATCAAAGAG CTGACAGATCTGGCACGGACTCAAATCGAAGGAGCTCTGGCTGTGTCTGCTTTTGCGCCTGAGCCTTCGGTTCTGACCAAGCATCATCAGAAAAAACCTAGCAAATCAGATTCCGACAG CTTCCAGAGAGAAGAATCGAGTCGAAGCCTCAGTCATACCGACTCACGACCTGTACAAAGACCCAACCTCAT tgCTGCAGACAAAAGCAGTCCCAACAGCCCCTCACACACACCTTCAGAACATATACAGGAGATGAACAAAGAAGAAGCAGAATTGGAATGGAAGAAAGATGATGACAAGCGAGCAGACAAGGAAGCGGGCAGCAATTCAATAGAGGAGGAATGTCCTACTGCGGACGACTCCCTTTGCAGCCAAAGCATCCCCTCTGTAGCTGATGACAAGg AGTACTCTTTCAAGTTTGATTCATCGAGAACGGAGGATGAGGTGGAAGAGCGCTCCTTCAGCTCTCTGCTGCCGTCCAAGGAGCACCGTCGTAGCTCTTTGGAGAACAggccacaccaccaccaccaccacgaggATTCAGAGGATGAAGCTATAGATAAAAGCAGAACCTTAGTCTCAGGCTCACATCATGTTTCAAAG CACGAGAATCCGAATATATCCTTTTCTGGAGGAAAAGACAGCTTCTCCCGGTTCACCATGGACATGGTGCGTCAGCACATGAAAGACGAGGACCTGCGATTGCAGCATCAGAATGCTCTGCTGCGGCTACGTCAGAAAGCCGTCAAGGAAAAAATCCGAACTGAGCTGGCGTGGCTGGAGCACCAGAAAAAGCACTTTAGGAACAAAGGTGAAGATGACAAACTGCCGCCTCTCAGGAAGAAGCAGAAGGGCCTTTTGTTAAGACTTCAGGAGGAGCAG GCTGAGATCAAGCGTCTTCAAGAAGCAAATAAAGtagcaagaaaagaaaaacagctgTTGCTGAAGCAGCAAGAGGAGATTGAGCGAATGAGGACCTCCACACTGAGACTAAAAGAGCGTCTTAAATCTGCTGGGGCAGAAGCGCTGCCT GAGTCTCCACTGTCAGAAACGCCGGTTTCAGAAGCAGCGCCTTCCAGCATGAGACCTACCGACGACAGCCGGACCCCATCGCCATCTCCGTCCATGTCTGCAAGTGAGACCAGCAGCATCATGCAGAAGCTCAAGAAGATGCGTTCTCGCATGGATGAAAA ACACTGTTCTCCCGTCCACTGCTTCTTCTCTGTGTTCACGGCCCAGCACTGGGCCTCCCTTATTGTTTGTCTTCCCAACCTTCACCCTAAATTCCAGCTCTTTATCTACAACCAGTTGGACAG ATTCCTGACTAAGCGGGAGCAGCAGTTGATGCAGCGGCGTCATCACGCCGAAGAGCTGCTGCAGTGGAAAAAGCGGCTCGATCAAGAGGAGGCAGAGGTCCGGAGGATAGAAAAAGAGGCCCTGGCTAGTTGGAGAGGTGGCGGTGTCACATCGGAAAGTCGGAGCAAGACAATCTCTGAAATTATCCCCAAGTCCAGTCACCATCGAAACTCGGAACCAAAAGCCATCG ggtATGTGACCGAGGATGATTATTCCTCAGCAGCATCCGAGTGCAGCATCCACACAGAAGGTCCCTTGCAGGAATCAAGAAGCCCGTCCTCAGCCCCACCTGCATCAGTGGCTGAAATGACGCTTGCCTCGAACCCGAGCAGCCCTACAAATTACATTGAGGACTTTGCTGCTTCACTCACTCTCAGCAAACAG TCTTCTCCAGTCAAAGGCAGCCCCAATCGTGCCTCTCCCTCTGATATCAAGAGTGCGAGCAAGATGCAGCTTCACTCTTCACACCAAATATCCAAGCAGGCCGCAAATAAGGGCACGGAAACGACTATGGCTTCACAGACCG AGCCCATTTCAGAGCAGAGTGACATAGAGAGCCGTATCAAGGCCTTGAAAGAGGAGCTGAGGAAGCGCAAGTCCATGGCGAGTCAGCTCAAAAGGGAACAGAAGATGAGGCAGAAGGAACGCCTGAAGGCACAAGAGGCCAGCCTGCTGAAACAACTGGAG acctaTGACAACTACATTGGAAAAACTAAGGCAGAACTCAACAAAGAACCTGTGCCATCACCTCATAGCAAGTCTCAGAAGAAAGATCCCATTTTAGCTGCAGATCAATCTGGCCCCTTGTCTCCCATCAG GTCTGAAACCAGTGAAGTATCTACTGTGGGGCCAACCAGCGATTCATCACTCCACCAAA ATCTTAGCAGATCTACCTCGGCACCTGAAGAGCTCAACGTTGAAGTGGTGTCTCCTTCCCCTGTACGTGACGGCCCTGATTTCCTGACCTCGGGTCACGACAGGTTTCACTCACCAGACTCTACTTTAAGACCTTCTACCAAGTCCCAAATAATAGAGTCTGAGAAGGATGACACTGTTTTGGAATCGCATTCTGCTGCAGCGGACCTCATCGCTCACACCAATGATAAGCCCCCATCAGATCACTCCTGTAGGCTAGACTTGGATGTCATTTCCTCGGCACAGGAGGCAACGATAAGGGATGTCCAGGCTTCTTCTCCTCTGACAAATTACCAAGATGACTTTGAATCAGCACTTTCGTCACCTAGAAAAGAGCAGCACATTTCCAAGCCGGACTCTGTTTCTGAAATCAGGGATGGCAGTCAAGATGAAGAGATTGAAGAGGAAATTGCTGAAGACTTGAGTCACTCTTCAGTTGCTAGTGGTGAAAGCCACGAATCTGGACGACTACTTGATCTTCAGAAAACTGAAGACTCTAACAATGATAATCAGAGCATTCATTCCATCTCCCCAGCACCCATCGCCGAATCTCATAGCCCACTCCCTCCGACTATCGATGAAATGCCAAGTTTCAACGTCGGAGACCGTGTTCTCGTCGGTAACGTCCAACCTGGGACACTAAGATTCAAAGGTTCAACCAGCTTTGCCGGAGGTTTTTGGGCCGGTGTGGAGTTAGACAAGTCTGAGGGGAGCAATTGTGGCACCTACAATGGAGTCGTGTACTTTGAGTGCCAAGAACGTCATGGGATCTTTGCTCCTCCTGAAAAGATCAGCCATCTGTCTGCTGAGGTTGATATCATCTCAGACGCCGCAGGACACGACAACTTGCACTCAAATGATGCGTCAGAGCCGCGTGAGGATGAACATAAAAGCGATGAGGATGTTACAGAAAAGATAGAAATTCtggaaaaaagtgaagaaacCTCTCAAAACGATGTCATTGTAGACTTGATAGTTAACCCGGAACTAAACCTCAATGACCAGGAAGAACCAAAAGCTGAAACTCACCTCGAAAATCACAACCAGTCCACGCCACAGAATGAACTGGAGATAAGAGACACACTCCAGAAAGAAAATGTGCTTGACCAGTACTTGCCACCAAGTAGTCCGGAATTTGATATAGTCGAGAAGGACGAGCCTCTTGACCAGTCCACATCAACAAACAGTCAGGAGATTTCTGCAGCAGCAGAGAAAGAAGAGGTGAGCCCAGATAACCAGTTGATACTTTCTGAGGTTTcccaggaagctggtgatcacAAGGATGTGCAGAAGGACAGAATTTCTTCAGTCACTTTAGCCGACAAACTACTGAATAGCTTTGTGATTGACACCGTTCAGCATTTGGTTCAGGTTAAAAAGGCCAAAGAGCAGAAAATCGAAGCTTCCAATCAGATCAGTGAAGACATCGTCTTGGAATCAGAGGAACAAGGGCGTATTTCATTATTGGAACCTCATGATGGACTATCATCCGAGCCGTCCTCGCCAGAGTTTTGTAATCGACCG GAAAGTCCGATTTTGGGGGCTAGTGGGCAAGAAGAGCTTGTTAAGCGACTGGCTGAGCTGGAACTGAACCGTGATCTGCTGGACGAGCTAGGCGACGATCAGGATTGGTTTGATGAGGACTTTGGCCTCAGCTCGCGTAGGGAACAGCAGAGACTCCGACAGAAGGACAAAGAGACAAAACTCGGCGCGGGAAGTTCTGCCTCCTCGGCTGAAGATACCCTAAGAGGATTGGCATCGCACCCAGATGGAGACCAGCCAGCAAAGACGCCACCAAGACCCGCACTCCCTCTTCCACTACCCCCTAAAGTGCCAGAACCTGTCATGGTGGTGCCCCACTCAGTCGGCGAGGTCGAAAAGATGGTCCATTCTGCCATTCAGGAGATCTGGGAGAGCTGTGGCCTTACAAAGGAAGGAAACGTTTCACTATCGCACATGACCCGCCCCAAACCTTCCCAAGAGTTTTTCAGTGTTGAGGACATCACCGACGACACGGAGGCCATCGCCATCCGCAGCTACAAAATG GCTGTGTATGACCTGACATGGGAGATCCTCCAGGACATCTATGCTGAAGACCCCAATGCCAACCAGCCTGAGTGGGTTAAGCCGCAACGAATCAGGCCCGCCTTTTCCCACAGAGTCAAGACACCAGGAGACATCAATAAAGTGCag GAATTTGTCACGGAAGAAGTTCTGAAACTTTACGGTTTGGCCAAAAACAAGAGTAAAAAGTCCGActggcagaagatgttgaaattTGGTCGAAAGAAACGAGACAGAGTTGATCAACTACTG GTAAAGGATCTCCACGAGGAGGAGGCTCAGTGGGTCTGCTACGAAGAAGACGAGCTGTCAGTCAAGATGCAACTGGCGGACAGCATCTTCGACTTGTTGCTGAAGGACACGGCAAACTCGCTCCGTCTCATCACCAAGAGGGCCGCCATCAGTTGA